One genomic region from Methanobacterium sp. encodes:
- a CDS encoding DUF2121 domain-containing protein, producing MSLIISYIGSNGCVIAGDKRRIGFLGDKEKREKLEEDLYSGAIKNDEELIKKAGQLQISLKITDDAKKVRNIDDNVVVGEVASKTPFEARRKRIYATTNGYAIVELLGSNIDKIQEGDSSIIVFGNKITKKMANEAIQKHWKSVKSLNDIANVFKKVMDEISDKTPSVSKKYDIFTKHSNLDKKEAQKILREAIVLDVKRLQKWREYLKKEQMKVSKTIELASKIINEGEIGKISSIDGNKLKVVLNKDIQAFDVEWNMTAGPGDLIEMNIDDPSNVKVGDIAVIENENLCIKRTKSSLMCDVILCRADK from the coding sequence ATGAGTCTAATAATATCATATATTGGAAGTAATGGTTGTGTAATAGCTGGTGATAAAAGAAGGATTGGTTTTTTAGGAGATAAAGAAAAAAGAGAAAAATTGGAAGAAGATCTTTACTCTGGAGCCATTAAAAATGACGAAGAACTGATTAAAAAAGCAGGGCAACTCCAAATATCATTAAAAATAACTGATGATGCTAAAAAAGTTCGTAATATTGATGATAATGTTGTTGTAGGGGAGGTAGCCTCTAAAACACCTTTTGAAGCTAGAAGGAAGAGAATTTATGCAACCACCAATGGATACGCCATCGTGGAATTGTTAGGGTCAAATATTGATAAGATACAGGAAGGAGACAGTTCTATAATAGTATTTGGGAATAAGATAACCAAAAAAATGGCAAATGAAGCAATTCAAAAGCATTGGAAGTCTGTAAAAAGTTTAAATGATATAGCAAATGTTTTTAAAAAGGTCATGGATGAAATATCAGACAAAACACCATCAGTAAGCAAAAAATATGATATATTCACAAAGCATTCTAATTTAGACAAAAAAGAGGCTCAAAAGATTTTAAGGGAGGCCATAGTCCTTGATGTTAAAAGACTTCAAAAATGGAGAGAGTACTTAAAAAAAGAGCAGATGAAAGTCTCTAAAACTATTGAGCTGGCTTCAAAAATAATCAATGAAGGAGAAATAGGGAAAATCAGCAGTATAGATGGTAATAAACTCAAAGTAGTCCTGAATAAGGATATTCAAGCATTTGATGTTGAATGGAATATGACTGCAGGACCTGGAGATTTAATCGAAATGAACATAGATGATCCTTCAAATGTAAAAGTGGGAGATATTGCAGTAATTGAAAACGAAAATTTATGTATAAAGCGGACTAAATCATCTTTAATGTGTGATGTGATTTTGTGCAGAGCAGATAAATAA
- a CDS encoding MBL fold metallo-hydrolase, producing the protein MADAFATITQRRMTGGFRIDGIDGKNIHIDPGPGALVRTYQFGLDPRKLNAVLVSHSHTDHYSDAEVLIEAMTRGMTRNKGHVIGSKSVIEGYKQFGPCISKYHLSRPKVSILGPDNKTNIDNIKIKGTKTIHGDPTAVGFNIKFDDFAISYTADTEYYKDLHKYHAGADVLIASVIRPRKERIRGHMCTEDFIKLVSEVSPKLAIMTHLGMKMVFNDAKKEARIVKETTGVNTIAAFDGMKKDLNSFFEKQRTINDFR; encoded by the coding sequence GTGGCGGACGCTTTCGCCACCATTACCCAGCGTAGAATGACTGGCGGATTTAGAATAGATGGGATTGATGGTAAAAATATTCATATAGATCCTGGGCCTGGCGCTCTGGTTAGAACTTACCAGTTTGGATTAGATCCACGTAAACTGAATGCTGTTCTCGTTTCTCATTCCCATACAGACCATTATTCTGATGCAGAAGTTCTTATAGAAGCTATGACTCGAGGAATGACTCGGAACAAAGGCCATGTAATTGGAAGCAAAAGCGTGATTGAAGGATATAAACAATTTGGACCCTGTATCTCAAAATACCATCTCAGTAGACCAAAAGTATCGATTTTAGGTCCTGATAATAAAACAAATATTGACAATATCAAAATAAAAGGCACAAAGACCATTCATGGAGATCCTACGGCTGTAGGATTTAATATCAAATTTGATGATTTTGCAATTTCTTATACGGCTGATACTGAATATTATAAAGATTTACATAAATATCATGCTGGAGCTGATGTTCTAATTGCAAGTGTAATTAGGCCCAGAAAAGAGCGTATTAGAGGCCATATGTGTACAGAAGACTTTATTAAACTAGTTAGTGAAGTTTCACCAAAGCTTGCCATTATGACTCATCTTGGAATGAAAATGGTTTTTAACGATGCGAAAAAGGAAGCTAGAATAGTTAAAGAAACCACCGGCGTTAATACTATCGCTGCTTTTGATGGTATGAAAAAAGATCTGAATTCATTTTTTGAAAAACAGAGAACTATCAATGATTTTAGATAG